A genomic stretch from Panthera uncia isolate 11264 chromosome E3, Puncia_PCG_1.0, whole genome shotgun sequence includes:
- the SEZ6L2 gene encoding seizure 6-like protein 2 isoform X1 gives MGTPRVQHPPPPQLLFLILLSCPWIQGLPLKEEEVLPEPGSEAPTVASEALAELLHGALLRRGPEMGYLPGSDPDPTLATPPAGQTLAAPSLPRATEPGTGPLTTAVTSKGGRGAGPTAPELLTPPPGTTAPPLPGPASPGPPLGPEGGEEETTTTIITTTTVTTTVTSPVLCNNNISEGEGHVESPDLGSAASRTVGLLDCTYSIHVYPGYGIEIQVQTLNLSREEELLVLAGGGSPGLAPRLLANSSMLGEGQVLRSPTNRLLLHFQSPRVPRGGGFRIHYQAYLLSCGFPPRPTHGDVSVTDLHPGGTATFHCDSGYQLQGEETLICLNGTRPAWSGEPPSCMASCGGTIHNATLGRIVSPEPGGAAGPNLTCRWVIEAAEGRRLHLHFERVSLDEDNDRLMVRSGGSPLSPVIYDSDMDDVPERGLISDAQSLYVELLSETPANPLLLSLRFEAFEEDRCFAPFLAHGNVTTTDPEYRPGALATFSCLPGYALEPPGPPNAIECVDPTEPHWNDTEPACKAMCGGELSEAAGVVLSPDWPQSYSPGQDCVWGLHVQEEKRILLQVEILNVREGDMLTLFDGDGPSARVLAQLRGPQPRRRLLSSGPDLTLQFQAPPGPPNPGLGQGFVLHFKEVPRNDTCPELPPPEWGWRTASHGDLIRGTVLTYQCEPGYELLGSDILTCQWDLSWSAAPPACQKIMTCADPGEITNGHRTTSDAGFPVGSHVQYRCLPGYGLEGAAVLTCYSRDTGTPKWSDRVPKCALKYEPCLNPGVPENGYQTLYKHHYQAGESLRFFCYEGFELIGEVTITCVPGHPSQWTSQPPLCKVAYEELLDNRKLEVTQTTDPSRQLEGGNLALAILLPLGLVIVLGSGVYIYYTKLQGKSLFGFSGSHSYSPITVESDFSNPLYEAGDTREYEVSI, from the exons ATGGGGACTCCCAGGGTCCAGCACCCGCCGCCTCCCCAGCTGCTGTTCTTAATTCTGCTGAGCTGTCCCTGGATTCAGG GTCTGCCCCTGAAGGAAGAAGAGGTACTGCCAGAGCCCGGAAGTGAGGCCCCCACAGTAGCCTCCGAGGCTTTGGCCGAGCTGCTCCATGGGGCCCTGCTGAGGAGGGGTCCAGAGATGGGCTACCTGCCGG GATCTGATCCAGACCCCACACTAGCCACCCCTCCAGCCGGCCAGACTCTTGCAGCGCCCTCCCTGCCACGGGCCACTGAGCCAGGGACAGGGCCTCTGACAACAGCCGTAACCTCTaaagggggcaggggggcaggccCCACCGCACCAGAGCTGCTGACCCCGCCCCCAGGAACTACGGCCCCGCCCCTTCCTGGCCCCGCCTCCCCAGGCCCACCCCTCGGGCccgagggaggagaggaggagaccacgaccaccatcatcaccacgaCAACTGTTACCACCACGGTGACCAGCCCAG TTCTGTGTAATAACAACATCTCTGAGGGCGAAGGGCACGTGGAGTCTCCAGATTTGGGGAGCGCAGCCAGCCGCACCGTGGGGCTCCTGGACTGCACATACAGCATCCATGTCTACCCTGGCTACGGCATTGAGATCCAG GTGCAGACGCTGAACCTGTCTCGGGAGGAGGAACTCCTGGTGCTGGCTGGTGGGGggtccccaggcctggccccccGACTCCTGGCCAACTCCTCCATGCTGGGAGAAGGACAGGTCCTTAGGAGTCCAACCAACCGACTGCTCCTGCACTTCCAGAGTCCACGGGTCCCAAGGGGCGGTGGCTTCAGGATCCACTATCAGG CCTATCTCCTGAGCTGTGGCTTCCCTCCCCGGCCGACCCATGGGGATGTGAGCGTGACAGACCTGCACCCTGGGGGTACTGCCACCTTCCACTGTGATTCGGGCTACCAGCTGCAGGGTGAGGAGACCCTTATCTGCCTCAATGGCACCCGGCCAGCGTGGAGTGGTGAACCCCCCAGCTGTATGG catCCTGTGGTGGCACCATCCACAATGCTACACTGGGCCGCATCGTGTCCCCTGAGCCTGGGGGAGCGGCAGGGCCCAACCTCACCTGCCGTTGGGTCATTGAAGCAGCTGAGGGACGCCGGCTTCACCTGCACTTCGAGAGGGTCTCACTGGATGAGGACAATGACCG GCTAATGGTGCGCTCAGGGGGTAGTCCCCTCTCCCCAGTCATCTATGACTCAGACATGGATGATGTCCCAGAGCGGGGTCTCATCAGTGATGCCCAGTCCCTGTATGTGGAGCTGCTCTCAGAGACACCTGCCAATCCCCTGCTGCTAAGCCTCCGATTTGAAG CCTTTGAAGAAGATCGCTGTTTTGCCCCCTTCCTGGCACATGGCAATGTCACCACCACGGACCCTGAGTACCGCCCAGGGGCACTGGCCACCTTCTCGTGCCTCCCAGGATATGCCCTAGAGCCCCCGGGCCCCCCCAATGCCATCGAGTGTGTGGATCCCACAGAGCCCCACTGGAACGACACAGAGCCAGCCTGCAAGG CCATGTGTGGAGGGGAGCTGTCAGAGGCAGCTGGTGTGGTCCTCTCTCCTGACTGGCCCCAGAGCTATAGCCCCGGCCAGGACTGCGTGTGGGGCCTACATGTCCAAGAGGAGAAGCGCATCTTGCTCCAAGTGGAGAT CCTGAATGTGCGCGAAGGGGACATGCTGACACTGTTCGACGGGGACGGTCCCAGCGCCCGAGTCCTGGCCCAGCTGCGGGGACCCCAACCGCGCCGCCGCCTCCTCTCCTCTGGGCCCGACCTCACGCTGCAGTTCCAGGCACCGCCAGGGCCCCCAAACCCGGGCCTGGGGCAGGGTTTCGTGTTGCACTTCAAAG AGGTCCCGAGGAACGACACGTGCCCCGAGCTGCCACCCCCGGAGTGGGGCTGGAGGACGGCCTCCCACGGGGACCTGATCCGGGGCACCGTGCTTACTTACCAGTGCGAGCCTGGCTACGAGCTCCTCGGCTCCGACATTCTCACCTGCCAGTGGGACCTGTCCTGGAGCGCAGCGCCGCCCGCCTGCCAAAAGA TCATGACCTGTGCCGACCCTGGTGAGATCACCAATGGGCACCGTACCACCTCGGACGCTGGCTTCCCTGTTGGCTCCCACGTCCAGTACCGCTGTCTGCCCGGGTACGGCCTGGAGGGGGCGGCCGTACTCACCTGCTACAGCCGGGACACAGGCACACCCAAGTGGAGCGACCGGGTCCCCAAGTGTGCCT TGAAGTATGAGCCGTGCCTGAACCCAGGGGTGCCAGAGAATGGCTATCAGACGTTGTATAAACATCACTACCAGGCGGGCGAGTCTCTGCGCTTCTTCTGCTACGAGGGCTTTGAGCTCATCGGCGAGGTCACCATCACCTGTGTGCCCGGCCACCCCTCCCAGTGGACCAGCCAGCCCCCACTCTGCAAAG tGGCCTATGAGGAGCTCCTGGACAACCGAAAACTGGAAG tgaCCCAGACCACAGATCCGTCGCGTCAGCTGGAGGGCGGGAACCTGGCTTTGGCTATCCTGCTGCCCCTGGGTTTGGTCATTGTCCTCGGCAGCGGCGTCTACATATACTACACCAA GCTACAGGGAAAATCCCTCTTCGGCTTCTCGGGCTCCCATTCCTACAGCCCCATCACTGTGGAGTCAGACTTCAGCAATCCACTGTACGAAGCTGGG GATACACGGGAGTATGAAGTTTCCATCTGA
- the SEZ6L2 gene encoding seizure 6-like protein 2 isoform X2: MGTPRVQHPPPPQLLFLILLSCPWIQGLPLKEEEVLPEPGSEAPTVASEALAELLHGALLRRGPEMGYLPGSDPDPTLATPPAGQTLAAPSLPRATEPGTGPLTTAVTSKGGRGAGPTAPELLTPPPGTTAPPLPGPASPGPPLGPEGGEEETTTTIITTTTVTTTVTSPVLCNNNISEGEGHVESPDLGSAASRTVGLLDCTYSIHVYPGYGIEIQVQTLNLSREEELLVLAGGGSPGLAPRLLANSSMLGEGQVLRSPTNRLLLHFQSPRVPRGGGFRIHYQAYLLSCGFPPRPTHGDVSVTDLHPGGTATFHCDSGYQLQGEETLICLNGTRPAWSGEPPSCMASCGGTIHNATLGRIVSPEPGGAAGPNLTCRWVIEAAEGRRLHLHFERVSLDEDNDRLMVRSGGSPLSPVIYDSDMDDVPERGLISDAQSLYVELLSETPANPLLLSLRFEAFEEDRCFAPFLAHGNVTTTDPEYRPGALATFSCLPGYALEPPGPPNAIECVDPTEPHWNDTEPACKAMCGGELSEAAGVVLSPDWPQSYSPGQDCVWGLHVQEEKRILLQVEILNVREGDMLTLFDGDGPSARVLAQLRGPQPRRRLLSSGPDLTLQFQAPPGPPNPGLGQGFVLHFKEVPRNDTCPELPPPEWGWRTASHGDLIRGTVLTYQCEPGYELLGSDILTCQWDLSWSAAPPACQKIMTCADPGEITNGHRTTSDAGFPVGSHVQYRCLPGYGLEGAAVLTCYSRDTGTPKWSDRVPKCALKYEPCLNPGVPENGYQTLYKHHYQAGESLRFFCYEGFELIGEVTITCVPGHPSQWTSQPPLCKVTQTTDPSRQLEGGNLALAILLPLGLVIVLGSGVYIYYTKLQGKSLFGFSGSHSYSPITVESDFSNPLYEAGDTREYEVSI; encoded by the exons ATGGGGACTCCCAGGGTCCAGCACCCGCCGCCTCCCCAGCTGCTGTTCTTAATTCTGCTGAGCTGTCCCTGGATTCAGG GTCTGCCCCTGAAGGAAGAAGAGGTACTGCCAGAGCCCGGAAGTGAGGCCCCCACAGTAGCCTCCGAGGCTTTGGCCGAGCTGCTCCATGGGGCCCTGCTGAGGAGGGGTCCAGAGATGGGCTACCTGCCGG GATCTGATCCAGACCCCACACTAGCCACCCCTCCAGCCGGCCAGACTCTTGCAGCGCCCTCCCTGCCACGGGCCACTGAGCCAGGGACAGGGCCTCTGACAACAGCCGTAACCTCTaaagggggcaggggggcaggccCCACCGCACCAGAGCTGCTGACCCCGCCCCCAGGAACTACGGCCCCGCCCCTTCCTGGCCCCGCCTCCCCAGGCCCACCCCTCGGGCccgagggaggagaggaggagaccacgaccaccatcatcaccacgaCAACTGTTACCACCACGGTGACCAGCCCAG TTCTGTGTAATAACAACATCTCTGAGGGCGAAGGGCACGTGGAGTCTCCAGATTTGGGGAGCGCAGCCAGCCGCACCGTGGGGCTCCTGGACTGCACATACAGCATCCATGTCTACCCTGGCTACGGCATTGAGATCCAG GTGCAGACGCTGAACCTGTCTCGGGAGGAGGAACTCCTGGTGCTGGCTGGTGGGGggtccccaggcctggccccccGACTCCTGGCCAACTCCTCCATGCTGGGAGAAGGACAGGTCCTTAGGAGTCCAACCAACCGACTGCTCCTGCACTTCCAGAGTCCACGGGTCCCAAGGGGCGGTGGCTTCAGGATCCACTATCAGG CCTATCTCCTGAGCTGTGGCTTCCCTCCCCGGCCGACCCATGGGGATGTGAGCGTGACAGACCTGCACCCTGGGGGTACTGCCACCTTCCACTGTGATTCGGGCTACCAGCTGCAGGGTGAGGAGACCCTTATCTGCCTCAATGGCACCCGGCCAGCGTGGAGTGGTGAACCCCCCAGCTGTATGG catCCTGTGGTGGCACCATCCACAATGCTACACTGGGCCGCATCGTGTCCCCTGAGCCTGGGGGAGCGGCAGGGCCCAACCTCACCTGCCGTTGGGTCATTGAAGCAGCTGAGGGACGCCGGCTTCACCTGCACTTCGAGAGGGTCTCACTGGATGAGGACAATGACCG GCTAATGGTGCGCTCAGGGGGTAGTCCCCTCTCCCCAGTCATCTATGACTCAGACATGGATGATGTCCCAGAGCGGGGTCTCATCAGTGATGCCCAGTCCCTGTATGTGGAGCTGCTCTCAGAGACACCTGCCAATCCCCTGCTGCTAAGCCTCCGATTTGAAG CCTTTGAAGAAGATCGCTGTTTTGCCCCCTTCCTGGCACATGGCAATGTCACCACCACGGACCCTGAGTACCGCCCAGGGGCACTGGCCACCTTCTCGTGCCTCCCAGGATATGCCCTAGAGCCCCCGGGCCCCCCCAATGCCATCGAGTGTGTGGATCCCACAGAGCCCCACTGGAACGACACAGAGCCAGCCTGCAAGG CCATGTGTGGAGGGGAGCTGTCAGAGGCAGCTGGTGTGGTCCTCTCTCCTGACTGGCCCCAGAGCTATAGCCCCGGCCAGGACTGCGTGTGGGGCCTACATGTCCAAGAGGAGAAGCGCATCTTGCTCCAAGTGGAGAT CCTGAATGTGCGCGAAGGGGACATGCTGACACTGTTCGACGGGGACGGTCCCAGCGCCCGAGTCCTGGCCCAGCTGCGGGGACCCCAACCGCGCCGCCGCCTCCTCTCCTCTGGGCCCGACCTCACGCTGCAGTTCCAGGCACCGCCAGGGCCCCCAAACCCGGGCCTGGGGCAGGGTTTCGTGTTGCACTTCAAAG AGGTCCCGAGGAACGACACGTGCCCCGAGCTGCCACCCCCGGAGTGGGGCTGGAGGACGGCCTCCCACGGGGACCTGATCCGGGGCACCGTGCTTACTTACCAGTGCGAGCCTGGCTACGAGCTCCTCGGCTCCGACATTCTCACCTGCCAGTGGGACCTGTCCTGGAGCGCAGCGCCGCCCGCCTGCCAAAAGA TCATGACCTGTGCCGACCCTGGTGAGATCACCAATGGGCACCGTACCACCTCGGACGCTGGCTTCCCTGTTGGCTCCCACGTCCAGTACCGCTGTCTGCCCGGGTACGGCCTGGAGGGGGCGGCCGTACTCACCTGCTACAGCCGGGACACAGGCACACCCAAGTGGAGCGACCGGGTCCCCAAGTGTGCCT TGAAGTATGAGCCGTGCCTGAACCCAGGGGTGCCAGAGAATGGCTATCAGACGTTGTATAAACATCACTACCAGGCGGGCGAGTCTCTGCGCTTCTTCTGCTACGAGGGCTTTGAGCTCATCGGCGAGGTCACCATCACCTGTGTGCCCGGCCACCCCTCCCAGTGGACCAGCCAGCCCCCACTCTGCAAAG tgaCCCAGACCACAGATCCGTCGCGTCAGCTGGAGGGCGGGAACCTGGCTTTGGCTATCCTGCTGCCCCTGGGTTTGGTCATTGTCCTCGGCAGCGGCGTCTACATATACTACACCAA GCTACAGGGAAAATCCCTCTTCGGCTTCTCGGGCTCCCATTCCTACAGCCCCATCACTGTGGAGTCAGACTTCAGCAATCCACTGTACGAAGCTGGG GATACACGGGAGTATGAAGTTTCCATCTGA
- the SEZ6L2 gene encoding seizure 6-like protein 2 isoform X3, with amino-acid sequence MGTPRVQHPPPPQLLFLILLSCPWIQGSDPDPTLATPPAGQTLAAPSLPRATEPGTGPLTTAVTSKGGRGAGPTAPELLTPPPGTTAPPLPGPASPGPPLGPEGGEEETTTTIITTTTVTTTVTSPVLCNNNISEGEGHVESPDLGSAASRTVGLLDCTYSIHVYPGYGIEIQVQTLNLSREEELLVLAGGGSPGLAPRLLANSSMLGEGQVLRSPTNRLLLHFQSPRVPRGGGFRIHYQAYLLSCGFPPRPTHGDVSVTDLHPGGTATFHCDSGYQLQGEETLICLNGTRPAWSGEPPSCMASCGGTIHNATLGRIVSPEPGGAAGPNLTCRWVIEAAEGRRLHLHFERVSLDEDNDRLMVRSGGSPLSPVIYDSDMDDVPERGLISDAQSLYVELLSETPANPLLLSLRFEAFEEDRCFAPFLAHGNVTTTDPEYRPGALATFSCLPGYALEPPGPPNAIECVDPTEPHWNDTEPACKAMCGGELSEAAGVVLSPDWPQSYSPGQDCVWGLHVQEEKRILLQVEILNVREGDMLTLFDGDGPSARVLAQLRGPQPRRRLLSSGPDLTLQFQAPPGPPNPGLGQGFVLHFKEVPRNDTCPELPPPEWGWRTASHGDLIRGTVLTYQCEPGYELLGSDILTCQWDLSWSAAPPACQKIMTCADPGEITNGHRTTSDAGFPVGSHVQYRCLPGYGLEGAAVLTCYSRDTGTPKWSDRVPKCALKYEPCLNPGVPENGYQTLYKHHYQAGESLRFFCYEGFELIGEVTITCVPGHPSQWTSQPPLCKVAYEELLDNRKLEVTQTTDPSRQLEGGNLALAILLPLGLVIVLGSGVYIYYTKLQGKSLFGFSGSHSYSPITVESDFSNPLYEAGDTREYEVSI; translated from the exons ATGGGGACTCCCAGGGTCCAGCACCCGCCGCCTCCCCAGCTGCTGTTCTTAATTCTGCTGAGCTGTCCCTGGATTCAGG GATCTGATCCAGACCCCACACTAGCCACCCCTCCAGCCGGCCAGACTCTTGCAGCGCCCTCCCTGCCACGGGCCACTGAGCCAGGGACAGGGCCTCTGACAACAGCCGTAACCTCTaaagggggcaggggggcaggccCCACCGCACCAGAGCTGCTGACCCCGCCCCCAGGAACTACGGCCCCGCCCCTTCCTGGCCCCGCCTCCCCAGGCCCACCCCTCGGGCccgagggaggagaggaggagaccacgaccaccatcatcaccacgaCAACTGTTACCACCACGGTGACCAGCCCAG TTCTGTGTAATAACAACATCTCTGAGGGCGAAGGGCACGTGGAGTCTCCAGATTTGGGGAGCGCAGCCAGCCGCACCGTGGGGCTCCTGGACTGCACATACAGCATCCATGTCTACCCTGGCTACGGCATTGAGATCCAG GTGCAGACGCTGAACCTGTCTCGGGAGGAGGAACTCCTGGTGCTGGCTGGTGGGGggtccccaggcctggccccccGACTCCTGGCCAACTCCTCCATGCTGGGAGAAGGACAGGTCCTTAGGAGTCCAACCAACCGACTGCTCCTGCACTTCCAGAGTCCACGGGTCCCAAGGGGCGGTGGCTTCAGGATCCACTATCAGG CCTATCTCCTGAGCTGTGGCTTCCCTCCCCGGCCGACCCATGGGGATGTGAGCGTGACAGACCTGCACCCTGGGGGTACTGCCACCTTCCACTGTGATTCGGGCTACCAGCTGCAGGGTGAGGAGACCCTTATCTGCCTCAATGGCACCCGGCCAGCGTGGAGTGGTGAACCCCCCAGCTGTATGG catCCTGTGGTGGCACCATCCACAATGCTACACTGGGCCGCATCGTGTCCCCTGAGCCTGGGGGAGCGGCAGGGCCCAACCTCACCTGCCGTTGGGTCATTGAAGCAGCTGAGGGACGCCGGCTTCACCTGCACTTCGAGAGGGTCTCACTGGATGAGGACAATGACCG GCTAATGGTGCGCTCAGGGGGTAGTCCCCTCTCCCCAGTCATCTATGACTCAGACATGGATGATGTCCCAGAGCGGGGTCTCATCAGTGATGCCCAGTCCCTGTATGTGGAGCTGCTCTCAGAGACACCTGCCAATCCCCTGCTGCTAAGCCTCCGATTTGAAG CCTTTGAAGAAGATCGCTGTTTTGCCCCCTTCCTGGCACATGGCAATGTCACCACCACGGACCCTGAGTACCGCCCAGGGGCACTGGCCACCTTCTCGTGCCTCCCAGGATATGCCCTAGAGCCCCCGGGCCCCCCCAATGCCATCGAGTGTGTGGATCCCACAGAGCCCCACTGGAACGACACAGAGCCAGCCTGCAAGG CCATGTGTGGAGGGGAGCTGTCAGAGGCAGCTGGTGTGGTCCTCTCTCCTGACTGGCCCCAGAGCTATAGCCCCGGCCAGGACTGCGTGTGGGGCCTACATGTCCAAGAGGAGAAGCGCATCTTGCTCCAAGTGGAGAT CCTGAATGTGCGCGAAGGGGACATGCTGACACTGTTCGACGGGGACGGTCCCAGCGCCCGAGTCCTGGCCCAGCTGCGGGGACCCCAACCGCGCCGCCGCCTCCTCTCCTCTGGGCCCGACCTCACGCTGCAGTTCCAGGCACCGCCAGGGCCCCCAAACCCGGGCCTGGGGCAGGGTTTCGTGTTGCACTTCAAAG AGGTCCCGAGGAACGACACGTGCCCCGAGCTGCCACCCCCGGAGTGGGGCTGGAGGACGGCCTCCCACGGGGACCTGATCCGGGGCACCGTGCTTACTTACCAGTGCGAGCCTGGCTACGAGCTCCTCGGCTCCGACATTCTCACCTGCCAGTGGGACCTGTCCTGGAGCGCAGCGCCGCCCGCCTGCCAAAAGA TCATGACCTGTGCCGACCCTGGTGAGATCACCAATGGGCACCGTACCACCTCGGACGCTGGCTTCCCTGTTGGCTCCCACGTCCAGTACCGCTGTCTGCCCGGGTACGGCCTGGAGGGGGCGGCCGTACTCACCTGCTACAGCCGGGACACAGGCACACCCAAGTGGAGCGACCGGGTCCCCAAGTGTGCCT TGAAGTATGAGCCGTGCCTGAACCCAGGGGTGCCAGAGAATGGCTATCAGACGTTGTATAAACATCACTACCAGGCGGGCGAGTCTCTGCGCTTCTTCTGCTACGAGGGCTTTGAGCTCATCGGCGAGGTCACCATCACCTGTGTGCCCGGCCACCCCTCCCAGTGGACCAGCCAGCCCCCACTCTGCAAAG tGGCCTATGAGGAGCTCCTGGACAACCGAAAACTGGAAG tgaCCCAGACCACAGATCCGTCGCGTCAGCTGGAGGGCGGGAACCTGGCTTTGGCTATCCTGCTGCCCCTGGGTTTGGTCATTGTCCTCGGCAGCGGCGTCTACATATACTACACCAA GCTACAGGGAAAATCCCTCTTCGGCTTCTCGGGCTCCCATTCCTACAGCCCCATCACTGTGGAGTCAGACTTCAGCAATCCACTGTACGAAGCTGGG GATACACGGGAGTATGAAGTTTCCATCTGA
- the SEZ6L2 gene encoding seizure 6-like protein 2 isoform X5: MGTPRVQHPPPPQLLFLILLSCPWIQGLPLKEEEVLPEPGSEAPTVASEALAELLHGALLRRGPEMGYLPGSDPDPTLATPPAGQTLAAPSLPRATEPGTGPLTTAVTSKGGRGAGPTAPELLTPPPGTTAPPLPGPASPGPPLGPEGGEEETTTTIITTTTVTTTVTSPVLCNNNISEGEGHVESPDLGSAASRTVGLLDCTYSIHVYPGYGIEIQVQTLNLSREEELLVLAGGGSPGLAPRLLANSSMLGEGQVLRSPTNRLLLHFQSPRVPRGGGFRIHYQAYLLSCGFPPRPTHGDVSVTDLHPGGTATFHCDSGYQLQGEETLICLNGTRPAWSGEPPSCMASCGGTIHNATLGRIVSPEPGGAAGPNLTCRWVIEAAEGRRLHLHFERVSLDEDNDRLMVRSGGSPLSPVIYDSDMDDVPERGLISDAQSLYVELLSETPANPLLLSLRFEAFEEDRCFAPFLAHGNVTTTDPEYRPGALATFSCLPGYALEPPGPPNAIECVDPTEPHWNDTEPACKAMCGGELSEAAGVVLSPDWPQSYSPGQDCVWGLHVQEEKRILLQVEILNVREGDMLTLFDGDGPSARVLAQLRGPQPRRRLLSSGPDLTLQFQAPPGPPNPGLGQGFVLHFKEVPRNDTCPELPPPEWGWRTASHGDLIRGTVLTYQCEPGYELLGSDILTCQWDLSWSAAPPACQKIMTCADPGEITNGHRTTSDAGFPVGSHVQYRCLPGYGLEGAAVLTCYSRDTGTPKWSDRVPKCALAYEELLDNRKLEVTQTTDPSRQLEGGNLALAILLPLGLVIVLGSGVYIYYTKLQGKSLFGFSGSHSYSPITVESDFSNPLYEAGDTREYEVSI; this comes from the exons ATGGGGACTCCCAGGGTCCAGCACCCGCCGCCTCCCCAGCTGCTGTTCTTAATTCTGCTGAGCTGTCCCTGGATTCAGG GTCTGCCCCTGAAGGAAGAAGAGGTACTGCCAGAGCCCGGAAGTGAGGCCCCCACAGTAGCCTCCGAGGCTTTGGCCGAGCTGCTCCATGGGGCCCTGCTGAGGAGGGGTCCAGAGATGGGCTACCTGCCGG GATCTGATCCAGACCCCACACTAGCCACCCCTCCAGCCGGCCAGACTCTTGCAGCGCCCTCCCTGCCACGGGCCACTGAGCCAGGGACAGGGCCTCTGACAACAGCCGTAACCTCTaaagggggcaggggggcaggccCCACCGCACCAGAGCTGCTGACCCCGCCCCCAGGAACTACGGCCCCGCCCCTTCCTGGCCCCGCCTCCCCAGGCCCACCCCTCGGGCccgagggaggagaggaggagaccacgaccaccatcatcaccacgaCAACTGTTACCACCACGGTGACCAGCCCAG TTCTGTGTAATAACAACATCTCTGAGGGCGAAGGGCACGTGGAGTCTCCAGATTTGGGGAGCGCAGCCAGCCGCACCGTGGGGCTCCTGGACTGCACATACAGCATCCATGTCTACCCTGGCTACGGCATTGAGATCCAG GTGCAGACGCTGAACCTGTCTCGGGAGGAGGAACTCCTGGTGCTGGCTGGTGGGGggtccccaggcctggccccccGACTCCTGGCCAACTCCTCCATGCTGGGAGAAGGACAGGTCCTTAGGAGTCCAACCAACCGACTGCTCCTGCACTTCCAGAGTCCACGGGTCCCAAGGGGCGGTGGCTTCAGGATCCACTATCAGG CCTATCTCCTGAGCTGTGGCTTCCCTCCCCGGCCGACCCATGGGGATGTGAGCGTGACAGACCTGCACCCTGGGGGTACTGCCACCTTCCACTGTGATTCGGGCTACCAGCTGCAGGGTGAGGAGACCCTTATCTGCCTCAATGGCACCCGGCCAGCGTGGAGTGGTGAACCCCCCAGCTGTATGG catCCTGTGGTGGCACCATCCACAATGCTACACTGGGCCGCATCGTGTCCCCTGAGCCTGGGGGAGCGGCAGGGCCCAACCTCACCTGCCGTTGGGTCATTGAAGCAGCTGAGGGACGCCGGCTTCACCTGCACTTCGAGAGGGTCTCACTGGATGAGGACAATGACCG GCTAATGGTGCGCTCAGGGGGTAGTCCCCTCTCCCCAGTCATCTATGACTCAGACATGGATGATGTCCCAGAGCGGGGTCTCATCAGTGATGCCCAGTCCCTGTATGTGGAGCTGCTCTCAGAGACACCTGCCAATCCCCTGCTGCTAAGCCTCCGATTTGAAG CCTTTGAAGAAGATCGCTGTTTTGCCCCCTTCCTGGCACATGGCAATGTCACCACCACGGACCCTGAGTACCGCCCAGGGGCACTGGCCACCTTCTCGTGCCTCCCAGGATATGCCCTAGAGCCCCCGGGCCCCCCCAATGCCATCGAGTGTGTGGATCCCACAGAGCCCCACTGGAACGACACAGAGCCAGCCTGCAAGG CCATGTGTGGAGGGGAGCTGTCAGAGGCAGCTGGTGTGGTCCTCTCTCCTGACTGGCCCCAGAGCTATAGCCCCGGCCAGGACTGCGTGTGGGGCCTACATGTCCAAGAGGAGAAGCGCATCTTGCTCCAAGTGGAGAT CCTGAATGTGCGCGAAGGGGACATGCTGACACTGTTCGACGGGGACGGTCCCAGCGCCCGAGTCCTGGCCCAGCTGCGGGGACCCCAACCGCGCCGCCGCCTCCTCTCCTCTGGGCCCGACCTCACGCTGCAGTTCCAGGCACCGCCAGGGCCCCCAAACCCGGGCCTGGGGCAGGGTTTCGTGTTGCACTTCAAAG AGGTCCCGAGGAACGACACGTGCCCCGAGCTGCCACCCCCGGAGTGGGGCTGGAGGACGGCCTCCCACGGGGACCTGATCCGGGGCACCGTGCTTACTTACCAGTGCGAGCCTGGCTACGAGCTCCTCGGCTCCGACATTCTCACCTGCCAGTGGGACCTGTCCTGGAGCGCAGCGCCGCCCGCCTGCCAAAAGA TCATGACCTGTGCCGACCCTGGTGAGATCACCAATGGGCACCGTACCACCTCGGACGCTGGCTTCCCTGTTGGCTCCCACGTCCAGTACCGCTGTCTGCCCGGGTACGGCCTGGAGGGGGCGGCCGTACTCACCTGCTACAGCCGGGACACAGGCACACCCAAGTGGAGCGACCGGGTCCCCAAGTGTGCCT tGGCCTATGAGGAGCTCCTGGACAACCGAAAACTGGAAG tgaCCCAGACCACAGATCCGTCGCGTCAGCTGGAGGGCGGGAACCTGGCTTTGGCTATCCTGCTGCCCCTGGGTTTGGTCATTGTCCTCGGCAGCGGCGTCTACATATACTACACCAA GCTACAGGGAAAATCCCTCTTCGGCTTCTCGGGCTCCCATTCCTACAGCCCCATCACTGTGGAGTCAGACTTCAGCAATCCACTGTACGAAGCTGGG GATACACGGGAGTATGAAGTTTCCATCTGA